A genome region from Schlesneria paludicola DSM 18645 includes the following:
- a CDS encoding glycosyltransferase — MSLAGRQKIVIPNVRSIDVDVADHDLTLVIPAYNEESRLPKTLADTKEQLDSWGINYRVLVVDDGSRDATATLADAYGRRFSTIRKVNGGKGSAVRTGMLAARGRVVAFTDADLPYDLAALKSAFAVIDAGRRDCVFGSRTVEGAESHVERRWMRTVASSVFRTLMRVLVSRKVADTQCGLKVFSLGAAQQIFSRMTIDGFAFDAEVVYLTHLLDLSFETVPVTLVNDYSTTISLSRNAIPMLLDVIGVRLRSMRGGYQIREGTVIPRDVPQSDRIAA, encoded by the coding sequence ATGAGTTTGGCAGGACGCCAGAAAATCGTAATTCCCAATGTTCGATCGATCGACGTCGATGTCGCCGACCATGATCTGACGCTCGTGATACCAGCCTATAACGAAGAGTCACGTCTGCCCAAGACGCTTGCTGACACCAAAGAGCAACTAGATTCTTGGGGGATTAACTACCGAGTCCTTGTCGTCGATGATGGCAGCCGTGATGCCACCGCGACATTAGCGGACGCCTATGGGCGACGGTTCTCGACCATTCGAAAGGTCAATGGCGGAAAGGGATCTGCCGTCCGTACCGGGATGCTGGCCGCTCGCGGGCGCGTCGTGGCGTTTACAGACGCGGATCTTCCATATGATTTGGCGGCGCTGAAGTCTGCCTTTGCGGTCATTGACGCGGGTCGCCGAGACTGTGTTTTTGGCAGCCGCACGGTTGAGGGAGCGGAATCACACGTGGAACGCCGGTGGATGCGAACGGTCGCTTCGTCCGTGTTTCGTACCCTGATGCGAGTGCTTGTTTCGCGAAAAGTCGCCGATACGCAGTGCGGACTGAAGGTCTTCAGTCTTGGTGCCGCGCAACAAATCTTTTCACGAATGACGATTGACGGCTTCGCCTTTGATGCAGAGGTCGTTTACCTCACGCACTTGTTGGACCTGTCTTTTGAGACGGTCCCTGTGACGCTGGTGAATGACTATTCGACCACGATTTCGCTCAGCCGGAATGCCATCCCAATGTTGCTCGACGTAATTGGTGTTCGTTTGCGATCGATGCGTGGCGGATATCAAATCCGTGAAGGGACCGTGATTCCTCGCGACGTTCCACAGTCGGACAGGATCGCGGCGTGA